Proteins found in one Gopherus flavomarginatus isolate rGopFla2 chromosome 18, rGopFla2.mat.asm, whole genome shotgun sequence genomic segment:
- the LOC127036932 gene encoding olfactory receptor 5V1-like codes for MHYINTLSSSLADAAEQEMGNRIAELGFTLLGFSAFSEQHKLVFVALLAVYFTALVGNGMILIIIWLDSGLQTPMYYFLQNLSFLDICYISVTLPYMLNNLLEEEKAISFQACFTQLYFLIAFVGVECILLAIMAYDRYLAICHPLRYAALMSRKTCLQLVVASWTCGLLNSALHTGLTSVLPFCASHNIAHLFCDVPQLLKLSCSDTSLNKVVLLAVTVLLGAIPFLCIVVSYVAIARAVLQIRFAQAQQKAFSTCVSHLAVVTLFYTTCMFNYNRPTSGHPLYVDTLASLLYNVVTPMLNPLIYSLRNKEVKAALKHAIGQTKLLSESMRA; via the coding sequence ATGCACTACATtaatactttatcctcttccctTGCAGATGCAGCCGAGCAGGAGATGGGGAATAGGATAGCCGAGCTGGGTTTCACTCTCCTGGGCTTCTCTGCTTTCTCAGAACAGCACAAGTTGGTCTTTGTGGCACTCCTGGCTGTGTACTTCACGGCTCTGGTAGGCAATGGGATGATATTGATCATTATTTGGCTAGACTCTGGCCTCCAAacccccatgtactatttcctccaGAACTTATCCTTCCTAGACATCTGCTATATCTCTGTCACACTGCCCTATATGCTGAATAACCTTCTGGAAGAGGAGAAGGCCATTTCCTTCCAGGCCTGCTTTACCCAGCTCTACTTCCTCATTGCCTTCGTGGGAGTCGAGTGCATCCTCCTAGCCATCATGGCCTACGACCGCTACCTGGCTATTTGCCACCCGCTGCGCTATGCCGCCCTTATGAGCAGAAAGACCTGCTTGCAGCTGGTGGTGGCCTCCTGGACTTGCGGCCTCCTCAACTCGGCCCTGCACACAGGCCTCACCTCTGTCCTGCCCTTCTGTGCCTCCCACAACATTGCCCATCTGTTCTGCGATgtcccccagctcctgaagctCTCCTGCTCGGACACCTCCCTCAACAAGGTCGTGCTACTGGCTGTGACAGTGCTGCTGGGCGCCATTCCCTTCCTCTGCATCGTGGTGTCCTACGTGGCCATTGCAAGGGCTGTCCTGCAGATCCGCTTTGCCCAGGCCCAGCAgaaggccttctccacctgcgTCTCCCACTTGGCCGTGGTCACCTTGTTCTACACCACGTGCATGTTCAATTATAACCGGCCCACCTCCGGGCACCCCTTGTATGTAGACACTCTGGCTTCCTTGCTCTACAATGTTGTCACGCCCATGCTGAACCCCCTTATATACtccctgaggaacaaggaggtgaaggCAGCTCTGAAACATGCAATAGGGCAAACAAAATTACTCTCTGAAAGCATGAGAGCCTGA